Proteins encoded in a region of the Deinococcota bacterium genome:
- a CDS encoding Tn3 family transposase yields the protein MANNPHARLTTLLGKRGGLEKEAFELDALDALPEPESLKALRHEVAVRLPQVELTEVLLEVYSWTGALADFTHVSEARPRLDDLATSVCAVLIADACNIGLEPVARSALAPLTRSRLSHVDQNYVRAETLAAANAKLVDFQAILPLAQTWGGGHLASVDGMRFRVPVKTIHARPNPKYFGVGKGVTYLNWVSDQATGFHAIVVPGTLRDSLYALDGLLEQETGLRPTQITSDTHAYTDIVFGLFYLLGYQFSPRLARLRDRRLWRLDKDADYGRLNGISKRKIAEGRIVAHWEDIVRVVGSLSTGAVRASDLLRVLHGDGEPSSLGKAISEVGRLAKSLHLLKYVDDEVYRREILGQLNLHEERHSLAARVCYGRKGELYQRYRDGLEDQIGALGFVLNAIALWNTRYIELALAHLRDSGFEVRDEDVARLSPLRSAHINVLGRYSFELPEFVRLGALRELHQPSAFDV from the coding sequence CTGGCAAACAATCCGCACGCACGCCTGACGACCCTTCTCGGCAAGAGGGGCGGGTTGGAGAAGGAAGCGTTCGAGCTCGATGCCCTTGACGCTCTGCCCGAGCCGGAAAGCCTCAAAGCCTTGCGCCATGAGGTCGCTGTACGCCTACCCCAGGTAGAACTGACTGAGGTTTTGCTGGAGGTGTACAGCTGGACAGGTGCTCTGGCCGACTTCACCCATGTCTCGGAAGCGCGTCCACGTCTCGACGACCTCGCTACCAGTGTGTGCGCGGTGCTGATCGCCGACGCCTGCAACATCGGCCTGGAACCCGTTGCGCGGTCGGCGCTCGCGCCGCTCACCCGGTCACGGCTATCGCACGTGGATCAGAACTACGTGCGGGCGGAGACCCTCGCAGCAGCCAATGCGAAGCTCGTCGACTTTCAGGCGATCCTTCCCTTGGCACAAACCTGGGGTGGCGGCCACCTCGCGTCGGTCGACGGGATGCGCTTCAGGGTACCCGTCAAGACGATTCACGCCAGACCTAACCCGAAATACTTCGGCGTCGGCAAAGGCGTCACTTATCTGAACTGGGTCTCGGACCAGGCGACCGGGTTTCACGCCATCGTCGTGCCCGGCACGCTGCGCGACAGCCTCTACGCCCTGGATGGGTTGCTTGAACAAGAAACGGGTTTGCGCCCCACTCAGATCACTTCGGACACGCACGCGTATACCGATATCGTGTTCGGGCTCTTCTACCTGCTCGGCTATCAGTTCAGCCCGCGCCTCGCCCGGCTCAGAGACCGCCGCCTCTGGCGTCTGGATAAGGACGCCGATTACGGTCGGCTGAACGGTATTTCCAAGCGCAAGATTGCCGAAGGGCGGATCGTTGCACACTGGGAGGACATCGTGCGGGTCGTGGGTTCGCTCTCGACCGGCGCGGTCAGGGCTTCGGACCTGTTGCGGGTGCTGCACGGGGATGGAGAACCCTCCTCGCTGGGTAAGGCCATCTCTGAGGTCGGGCGGCTGGCGAAGTCGCTACACCTACTGAAGTACGTGGACGACGAGGTGTACCGGCGCGAGATCCTGGGGCAGCTGAACCTTCACGAGGAGCGGCATAGTCTGGCAGCGCGAGTCTGCTACGGGCGTAAAGGCGAACTCTATCAGCGCTACCGCGACGGCTTGGAAGATCAGATCGGGGCGCTGGGTTTCGTGCTCAACGCCATCGCCCTCTGGAACACCCGGTATATCGAGCTTGCCCTAGCGCACCTGCGTGACTCTGGCTTCGAGGTGCGAGACGAAGACGTGGCGCGCCTATCGCCATTAAGGTCGGCGCACATCAACGTACTGGGGCGCTATTCGTTCGAGCTACCAGAGTTTGTGAGGCTAGGGGCGTTACGGGAGTTGCACCAGCCGAGTGCGTTTGACGTTTGA